The proteins below are encoded in one region of Hordeum vulgare subsp. vulgare chromosome 3H, MorexV3_pseudomolecules_assembly, whole genome shotgun sequence:
- the LOC123444533 gene encoding homocysteine S-methyltransferase 4-like, with the protein MGRGDGHDDALRRWLREAGGWLVVDGALGTELEAHGADLQDELWSARCLVSAPHLIRKVHLDYLEAGANIITTASYQATLQGFQSRGVSREQGEALLRRSVQIAQEARAIFVEGRSKGPYAARDEKDAVASGARRPVLVAASVGSYGAYLADGSEYTGDYGRSVTKEALKNFHRRRLQVLADAGPDLIAFETIPNKLEAQAYAELLEENDIRIPAWFSFTSKDGASAASGDPITECAAVADSCRRVAAVGINCTVPRLINGLILSISKVTSKPIVVYPNTGETYVAETKEWVDSAGAGAGGGGAPGTDFVSCVGKWRQAGASLVGGCCRTAPATVRAISRALREADAADTDDEFPAVAVL; encoded by the exons ATGGGGCGTGGCGACGGGCACGACGACGCGCTGCGGCGGTGGCTGCGGGAAGCGGGCGGGTGGCTGGTGGTGGACGGGGCCCTGGGCACGGAGCTGGAGGCGCACGGCGCGGACTTGCAGGACGAGCTCTGGAGCGCCCGGTGCCTCGTCTCCGCTCCCCACCTCATCCGCAAGGTCCATCTCGACTACCTCGAGGCCGGCGCCAACATCATAACCACGGCGTCCTATCAG GCCACGCTGCAGGGTTTCCAGTCACGAGGCGTGTCGAGGGAGCAGGGCGAGGCGCTGCTCCGGCGGAGCGTGCAGATCGCGCAGGAGGCGCGCGCCATCTTCGTGGAAGGCCGGTCGAAAGGCCCCTACGCCGCGCGTGATGAGAAGGACGCCGTGGCGTCCGGAGCGCGCCGGCCCGTGCTGGTGGCGGCCTCCGTCGGGAGCTACGGGGCGTACCTCGCGGACGGCTCCGAGTACAC TGGGGATTATGGCAGATCCGTCACCAAGGAAGCGCTCAAGAACTTCCACAGGAGGCGGCTCCAGGTGCTGGCGGACGCAGGGCCGGATCTCATCGCCTTCGAGACCATCCCAAATAAGCTGGAAGCACAG GCTTACGCTGAGCTGCTGGAGGAGAACGACATCAGGATTCCCGCCTGGTTCTCCTTCACCTCCAAGGACGGGGCCAGCGCGGCGAGCGGTGACCCCATCACCGAGTGCGCCGCCGTCGCCGACTCCTGCAGGAGGGTGGCCGCCGTCGGGATAAACTGCACCGTTCCAAGGCTGATCAATGGCCTGATCCTCTCCATCAGCAAG GTGACGAGCAAGCCGATCGTGGTGTACCCCAACACCGGGGAGACGTACGTGGCCGAGACCAAGGAGTGGGTG GACtcggctggtgctggtgctggtggtggtggtgcgccGGGGACGGACTTCGTGTCGTGCGTCGGCAAGTGGAGGCAGGCGGGAGCTTCGCTGGTGGGAGGGTGCTGCAGGACGGCCCCGGCGACGGTGAGGGCCATCTCACGGGCGCTGCGAGAGGCGGATGCCGCCGATACCGACGATGAGTTCCCTGCAGTGGCCGTGCTGTAG